Proteins encoded in a region of the Rhodococcus sp. SBT000017 genome:
- a CDS encoding DUF3703 domain-containing protein: MSGDRTARRLYEIEMTAAAGASTTEVRWYHLERAHILSQPYPWLHTRNHAAMLKAAVTEHDRRESWGQLIRIVVAAPGSWSGRYPAGNTGRVEAGLMSPMPIPQDLADALGGT, from the coding sequence GTGAGCGGTGATCGAACTGCACGCAGGCTCTACGAGATCGAAATGACCGCAGCAGCAGGGGCATCGACAACAGAGGTGCGCTGGTACCACCTCGAACGAGCACACATCCTCTCGCAGCCCTATCCGTGGTTGCATACTCGCAACCACGCCGCGATGTTGAAAGCTGCGGTGACAGAACATGATCGGCGCGAATCCTGGGGCCAGTTGATTCGGATCGTGGTCGCTGCTCCAGGATCGTGGTCGGGGCGATACCCGGCCGGTAACACCGGCCGGGTCGAGGCGGGACTGATGTCGCCGATGCCCATTCCGCAGGACCTTGCGGACGCGCTGGGGGGCACGTAG